One Mesorhizobium sp. L-2-11 genomic region harbors:
- a CDS encoding recombinase family protein: MTEHSKIAAGHQARLAVVYLRQSSASQVENNRESTERQYGLAERARELGWPDERVLVIDEDLGLSGAGSVMRAGFARLTSEVALARVGIVLGLEVSRLARNNADWHRLIELAGLTDTLIGDADGIYHPALFNDRLLLGLKGAMSEAELHVLRARLDGGIRNKAARGELRRGLPIGFIWGDEDGEILIHPDEAVAHAIRTVFARFAELGSARRVWLWFREQGMKFPLWLNARTELRWGEASYHAIHSVLANPVYAGAYVYGKNRRETVLDETGARRKRMRKLPMEDWQVLIKDHHQGYLDWPTFEANRERMAANTQPRTHAKAQEQAGGAAREGGALLQGIARCGHCGRRLHTHYRGRTVTPGYHCPGKVVVEGRGVHCLNVGGGQIDEAVVAAFLEALEPVCLTATLEAAERLENDREAALKQWRLDVERAVFVVNRAERRYCAVDPDNRLVARRLEQEWEEALRALEAAKAELARREEQRPRVLSATEREKLLALGADLASVWHAPTTTPRDRKELLRTLLEEVTLHIDRGEAAARLVLRWKGDATSRLTVALPRSRPATVRTDEDTLALLRRLAPHYPDAVIAGVLNRQGRRTAYGHRFDANRVGYLRNHWKIPVCKAKPPAANGDIVTVRQAAASLGVAPSTLHRHINDGLIQGEQITPGAPWRIRLTPELKARFLTTPGHGFEPIRDAMDTLGLSRQSLLQRIKRGELDAVHIVRGQRKGLWIKTIDHDPTLFEHTS, encoded by the coding sequence ATGACTGAACACAGCAAAATCGCCGCCGGTCACCAGGCCCGGTTGGCTGTCGTCTACCTGCGCCAGTCGAGCGCCTCGCAGGTGGAGAACAACCGTGAATCGACCGAGCGACAATACGGGCTGGCCGAGCGGGCGCGCGAGCTGGGTTGGCCGGACGAGCGTGTCCTGGTCATCGACGAGGACCTCGGCCTGTCCGGCGCAGGCAGCGTCATGCGCGCCGGCTTTGCCCGGCTGACCAGCGAGGTGGCGCTGGCCCGGGTCGGCATCGTGCTTGGCCTGGAGGTTTCGCGACTGGCGCGCAACAATGCCGACTGGCACCGGCTGATCGAGTTGGCGGGGCTGACCGATACGCTGATTGGCGATGCCGACGGAATCTACCACCCGGCCCTGTTCAACGATAGACTTTTGCTCGGTTTGAAAGGCGCCATGAGCGAGGCCGAATTGCACGTCCTGCGCGCCCGCCTCGATGGCGGCATCCGCAACAAGGCAGCGCGCGGCGAATTGCGCCGCGGCCTACCGATCGGCTTCATCTGGGGGGACGAAGACGGCGAGATCCTGATCCATCCCGACGAGGCCGTCGCCCATGCCATCCGCACCGTCTTTGCCCGCTTTGCCGAGCTCGGCTCGGCGCGCCGCGTGTGGCTGTGGTTCCGCGAGCAAGGAATGAAGTTCCCGCTGTGGCTTAATGCACGCACAGAGCTGCGCTGGGGCGAGGCCAGCTACCACGCCATTCACAGCGTGCTTGCCAATCCGGTCTATGCGGGCGCCTATGTCTATGGCAAGAATCGCCGAGAGACGGTGCTCGACGAAACCGGCGCGCGGCGCAAGCGGATGCGCAAGCTGCCGATGGAAGACTGGCAAGTGCTGATCAAGGACCACCACCAGGGCTATCTCGACTGGCCGACCTTCGAGGCCAATCGAGAGCGCATGGCGGCCAACACCCAGCCCCGGACGCACGCCAAGGCGCAGGAACAGGCCGGTGGCGCCGCCAGAGAGGGCGGCGCCCTGCTGCAGGGCATTGCCCGTTGCGGCCATTGCGGGCGACGGCTGCACACCCATTATCGCGGCCGCACCGTGACGCCGGGCTACCATTGTCCCGGCAAGGTGGTCGTCGAGGGCAGAGGCGTCCATTGCCTCAATGTTGGCGGCGGGCAGATCGATGAAGCCGTGGTGGCGGCCTTCCTGGAAGCGCTGGAGCCGGTGTGCCTGACCGCCACGCTCGAAGCGGCCGAGCGGCTGGAGAACGATCGCGAGGCGGCCCTCAAGCAATGGCGGCTCGACGTGGAGCGCGCCGTCTTCGTCGTCAACCGCGCCGAGCGCCGCTATTGCGCCGTCGATCCCGACAATCGCCTGGTCGCCCGCAGGCTCGAGCAGGAGTGGGAGGAGGCGCTGCGCGCACTGGAGGCGGCAAAGGCGGAACTGGCGCGGCGCGAGGAGCAGCGTCCGCGCGTCCTGTCGGCCACGGAGCGGGAAAAGCTGCTTGCCCTCGGGGCCGATCTGGCGAGCGTTTGGCACGCGCCCACCACCACGCCGCGTGACCGCAAGGAATTGCTGCGCACTCTCCTCGAGGAGGTCACCCTCCATATTGATCGCGGCGAGGCAGCGGCGCGTCTGGTGCTGCGCTGGAAGGGCGATGCTACGAGCCGCCTCACCGTCGCCTTACCGCGCTCGCGACCGGCGACGGTTCGTACCGACGAAGATACGCTGGCGCTGCTGCGGCGGCTGGCACCGCATTACCCCGACGCCGTCATCGCCGGCGTCCTCAACCGCCAGGGTCGCCGAACGGCGTACGGCCACCGCTTCGATGCCAATCGCGTCGGCTATCTGCGCAACCACTGGAAGATTCCTGTCTGCAAGGCCAAGCCGCCGGCCGCCAACGGCGACATCGTCACCGTCCGTCAGGCCGCCGCCAGCCTCGGCGTGGCGCCGTCGACGCTCCACCGCCACATCAACGACGGCCTGATCCAGGGCGAACAAATCACGCCCGGCGCGCCCTGGCGCATTCGCCTAACCCCGGAGCTCAAGGCCCGCTTCCTCACCACACCCGGCCACGGCTTTGAACCGATCCGCGATGCCATGGACACCCTCGGGCTTTCCCGCCAAAGTTTGTTGCAGCGAATAAAACGCGGCGAACTGGACGCCGTCCATATCGTCCGCGGACAGAGAAAAGGTTTATGGATCAAGACCATAGATCACGATCCCACCCTCTTCGAACACACTTCATGA
- a CDS encoding group II intron maturase-specific domain-containing protein, whose amino-acid sequence MERLRKRVADQRVVRLVGQFLKAGVLAEEQFFRTEAGTPQGGIISPLLANIALSAIEERYKRWVHPDLTGRSSRQSILSAASGRRMWDRKAGHCVCFPVRYADDFVVLVSGTQEQAIEEKSALAKYLRETTGLELSPEKTKITAMTDGFEFLGFRFVMEWDGRYGYCARVQIPKAKSLDLRHKVKECTGRDSARGTLGAKLQELNPILRGWANYFRFCYGASNVFTSLDWYTGDRLWRWQRKVRPNANASEIAKGRQRSSRRPTVRLWRDGSVEQYMLAWTLVCRFRLAWMGTPNFATSSGEPDA is encoded by the coding sequence ATGGAACGGCTACGCAAACGCGTCGCCGACCAGCGGGTGGTACGGTTGGTCGGGCAGTTCCTGAAAGCCGGCGTGCTGGCGGAGGAGCAGTTCTTCCGCACGGAAGCCGGAACCCCGCAAGGTGGGATCATATCACCGCTGCTCGCCAACATTGCGCTCAGCGCGATTGAGGAGAGATATAAACGGTGGGTGCATCCTGATCTGACGGGGAGGTCTTCACGACAATCGATACTCTCGGCGGCATCGGGTAGACGTATGTGGGATCGCAAAGCAGGGCACTGCGTGTGCTTCCCTGTGCGCTATGCAGACGACTTCGTGGTGCTGGTTTCCGGCACGCAGGAACAGGCCATCGAGGAGAAATCCGCGCTGGCAAAATACCTGCGGGAAACAACGGGCCTTGAGTTGTCACCGGAAAAGACGAAGATCACCGCAATGACGGACGGGTTCGAGTTCCTCGGATTCCGCTTCGTCATGGAATGGGACGGGCGCTACGGATATTGTGCACGCGTACAAATCCCCAAGGCCAAGTCCCTCGATCTCCGTCACAAAGTCAAGGAGTGCACTGGGCGTGACAGCGCGAGAGGCACCCTTGGTGCAAAGCTTCAGGAGCTTAATCCCATCCTGCGCGGATGGGCGAATTACTTCCGCTTTTGCTACGGAGCCAGCAACGTGTTTACCAGCCTCGACTGGTACACCGGGGATCGGCTCTGGCGCTGGCAACGGAAAGTTCGCCCAAACGCCAACGCGAGCGAAATCGCAAAAGGCCGACAGCGTAGCAGTCGCCGTCCGACGGTGAGACTGTGGCGCGATGGGTCCGTCGAGCAATATATGCTCGCATGGACTCTCGTCTGCCGGTTTCGTCTGGCGTGGATGGGAACGCCAAACTTCGCCACGTCTTCTGGCGAGCCGGATGCATAA
- a CDS encoding nucleotidyl transferase AbiEii/AbiGii toxin family protein yields MKSTFSEIGEWIYEQTGIEIPADKQEFEIYQNPRGQISCQGKISYKGPVSSTHALPRIKLDLTADERVVLPPVRAQIFHPYSDVPEDGIEVLAYDYVEAFAEKFRALAERTRPRDLYDVVHLYRNAEARPDPQRFMEVLRAKCEFKGIEIPRIADLEPHRTDLESGWIHMLQHQLPALLPVAIFWGALPEIFAWLEGAVTQPLAAMPIGTGETLIRERIISLPAGVRGQTYIEMIRFAAANRLLVEIDYRDKQGNRSTRAIEAYSLRRSQAGDVLLMAVRADNGQPRSYLVDSILGVKAIQTPFAPRYPIELTPSGLQSIPRTASSGSGATFEVRRAPVVRRLPTLRSTRSSSFTAANGPTYVFRCSVCGKTFNKKSYDATLNTHKNNRAGYECYGTFGTYVTTKY; encoded by the coding sequence TTGAAGAGCACGTTTTCAGAAATCGGTGAATGGATCTACGAACAAACCGGCATCGAGATTCCAGCCGACAAGCAAGAGTTCGAGATTTATCAGAATCCCCGTGGACAAATCTCGTGTCAGGGTAAGATCAGCTATAAGGGGCCGGTTTCATCAACCCACGCGCTTCCGCGCATCAAACTCGACCTGACTGCTGACGAACGTGTCGTTCTACCGCCTGTCCGCGCGCAGATATTCCACCCGTACAGCGACGTTCCAGAAGACGGTATTGAGGTCTTGGCCTATGACTACGTCGAGGCCTTCGCCGAAAAATTCCGGGCGCTCGCAGAGCGGACACGCCCACGCGACCTCTACGACGTCGTGCACCTCTACAGAAATGCCGAGGCACGCCCTGACCCGCAGCGCTTCATGGAAGTCCTGCGCGCCAAATGTGAATTCAAGGGCATCGAAATTCCGCGCATAGCTGACCTCGAGCCGCACCGCACGGATCTTGAATCGGGCTGGATTCACATGCTGCAGCACCAGCTCCCGGCGCTCCTGCCGGTCGCGATCTTCTGGGGGGCGCTCCCAGAAATTTTCGCCTGGCTCGAAGGCGCCGTCACGCAACCACTCGCGGCGATGCCTATCGGCACTGGTGAGACGCTCATCCGTGAACGCATCATCAGTTTGCCTGCGGGCGTTCGAGGCCAAACCTACATTGAGATGATCCGCTTCGCTGCGGCTAACCGGCTCCTTGTGGAAATCGATTACCGGGACAAGCAAGGCAACCGCTCCACGCGCGCGATCGAAGCCTACTCCCTCCGCCGCTCGCAGGCAGGCGACGTGCTGCTCATGGCGGTGCGCGCAGACAACGGGCAGCCGCGCAGTTATCTGGTCGATAGCATTCTTGGGGTCAAAGCCATCCAGACGCCCTTCGCACCGCGCTACCCAATTGAACTTACGCCATCTGGCCTTCAAAGCATTCCACGGACCGCGAGTTCGGGTTCAGGAGCAACTTTCGAGGTGCGCCGCGCGCCAGTAGTTCGGCGTTTGCCCACTCTTAGATCGACCCGAAGCTCGAGTTTCACGGCGGCAAATGGCCCAACCTACGTCTTCAGGTGCTCCGTCTGCGGAAAGACTTTCAACAAGAAGAGCTACGACGCGACTTTGAACACGCACAAGAACAATCGGGCAGGTTACGAATGCTACGGCACGTTTGGTACGTATGTAACAACGAAATACTAG